DNA sequence from the Mangifera indica cultivar Alphonso chromosome 18, CATAS_Mindica_2.1, whole genome shotgun sequence genome:
TGAAAACCACACCGATggattatatctaaaaataaattcaagtgACACAACTTTTGCTTTATTTGCTACTCcacttgaatttttcaaaccagGACATCTTTGTAATGATGCATGATAATGAGAGATATGATTTCACTCTTACTTATTTCTACAATATCTCTTTTATAGTATTTACACTGTACTCATTCCTTTCCATTTGAGTCTACAATAATGAATTCATCTCAATCATTTGAACACATTTTTCATTCgaaatatattaagtttattcattattaaagtattctaaagaaaaaaataattaacaaaattataaaaacaaaatgaaaactaagttgttagacataattaaaatttgattgagagATTAAAGAAAGTTTCAAGTCAAGAAGTGAGGTTTTctttagtaaaattttatgatttcttgTAATTAGAAtacaaatataagtaaaaaaaaatacacaaaagattttattatcatttgaaaataaataaaaattgtaatttggaGGTCGACccaccatttttttaaatattgccTTTCGTTGTATtagtttaaaagtaaatataaattagtaatgtttaaaattttattttttaaaaaaacaattataaaaaccaTGGGCTAGTTAGGGCTCGACACAATACGACCCACTACTATATAGGTTGTGTCACAGGCCCCATAAGTTAACGAGTCAGCCTAGCCTGTAAGGCACGCACTATAATGGGCCTTGGCTCAGCACAACTTGCAGCATGACAGACTAAGCCAAGGTTAGCCTAGCCTGTTGCCATCTCTAGGCTCAGCTTAATCAAATCcaactataattatttaatcttttatctTTTGCAAACAAATATAGGGCTTAGTATGCTCAAGAAGCCCATCATAAATCTAGTTATAGTCATACTAAAAAATTGTTCTAGTCAGTAGAATGGATCATCCAATGAATTGTATCGAATTGCAAATTAACTAACAAGTCAGATTGGACTATCATGCTAACATTCAACATGACTaatactcattttaaatttcaattgtgTCATACTAATATAACTAATCCACAATCAGTTAGACAATCAACTTGCAGACCAACCCTTTAACTGTCTAATCTAGGTTTAGAAACATAAATTGATACATCTAGGTACACTTCCATCTAACGTGTTATTAGCAAGGTCCATTACTTGTAAAGAAGACAGACAAGACCTTATATATTTCCATATGTATTGACTTAGTAAGTTAGcaattgttaaataaatgacATTCAAGTTATAAAGACTTCCCAATGATCTTGAAATTGTCCCTTCAAACTCAATGGACCTTATAAATTTACTACAATGTAGATCAAGAAACAGTAATTAATGAGTGAGACCAAAAATGGAAGAGTTCTCTTGTTTCAGAAAAGTTTGTAAAAGACGAATGGTTTGTAATTTGTAAGTGGAAGTAAAGGAAGGTGGTTGATGAGTCCTAGCTAGAATGGAAGAATTCTCAAATTAAGTCTCAAAAAAGTTTTAAGAGATGAATGATTTGCACTTCGCAATTGAAAGTAAAGGAAGGTGATTGATGAGTTGACAATCTAATAGTTTAACACTAATAAAGATAGGTATTTGTTTCTGTTACGATTCCAATTATAAGGTACATGGCTTAGATTCCCTATCAAGAAGTATGAACTTTTGGTATTTGATTTATATGACTTTAAGCTCTCCAATCTTTCGAGTTATGGTTATCCTAAGGTTAGTATCAGTATCATTTCACCCCAAAAGTATGTAATTTTGGCTAGgggtttgtatatataatttagtatctCTTAAAAAAACAAGCACATATAAAGCCTTTGTTATTGTTGTATTACAACATTGAATGATTGAAATAGGAAAACAACTACAAccacaataaagaaaaaagccTTACCAAAATTTTCTCACAACACTGCTAAATTTGTAACTGAGCCAATCCAAGAAGTGGCAGTATTTATACCTCCATTGTTTGTTAATCGCAAGAGGACCTATTATGCTCCGTAAGTGCACCATAAATCCAAGTGTCATGTTGACATAGAACTAAGCCACTTTACCTTCATTACCATCTGTTGTTGCTCCATTATCAAACTCAGGTGTTCAAACAATTGTACTACAATTCTTTGGAAGTGGAGATCCGTAAAGTTCATTTCCAATGAAACATTATGCATCCAAGCTTTGCAGTTAAGTGCCCAAAAGAATCTTCCCAATCAAGTTATTATTTGATAGGTTCAAATAGttcaaaaatgtcaaatttgacacTCTTTGTGGGATGCTACCATAGAGCTGATTTTCAGAAAAATCAATAGACTCCAATGATCTCATACCACCAATATTCTCAGAAATTTTACCAATGAGAAGATTGTGAGATAAATTTAAGAACTGCAACGCTTTAAAACTCATCAACTTCATAGGAATTTCCCTTGTGAacttatttttggaaaaattaataattcttacCAAGTTTAGAATTGTATTATATTCGACAGCTCTCCCTTTCAACACAAGCAATGCTTCTTCATCAATAAGGCTagcataattataaaaatatgctATATTGTTAGGTGTTGAATGACTTACCATCACCATATTAGTTAAGTTACTAATACATCCTGATATGGATCCAAAAAGATAGTTAACTGCAAGATCCAAGATTTGTAGAGAAGCTGGACAACAAAGTTCTTTTGGCAAAAGAccagaaaaattatttgaacagAGATTGAGAAATCTCAATCTCGAAAAGCTTTCTTCAATCCTTGTTGGCACATTTCCAATAAACTTATTTTCCCCAAGGTCTAGTGCTATTAGATTGGCACAACCTTTAAGTGACAAAGGTATTATTCTAGAGAAACTATTGTTGTGAAGATGCAATGATTCAAGGGAACTTAAAGTTCCTATGGAGTGTGGAAGTTTCCCATTAAAGTTATTGTTGTTTAGATTtagaacaaacaaaattttcatattcatcCAACAATCAGGTAATTCTCTAGATAGataattattttcaagtttaagAATTCGTAATATCTTTGAATCATTTATCTCATAACACAACAAATTGAACATTGGCCCTATAAAAGCATTGTTTGAAAGATCAAGTTCAACCAAACAGTTCAAACCTATAGGTATATAAGATAGTGGACCTGATAAATTATTCCaacttaatttgaatgaaaaaggtTGAGAAGGCTCCATTATGTTTGGAATCACCCCATTGATTTGGTCATGAGagaaattcacaaaaaaaaagtgaagaaaattTCCACAATCTATTAGGAATAATATCGGATATTCCTGAGTTGGATATAtccaaaactaataaaattgttTGTGAAAGAAGTCACAATGGAAATTGAGGTCCTAAATAACAAGATCCCAACAATAATGATTCAAGCTGAAAAGGAGGAACCCACTTAGAACTAACTTTGAACTTGATTGAGTTTCTTGAAGCATCAAAATAACTTAGTCTAGTGAGGTTTACAAAATGAATTGGGAAATGAGATCCACCAAATTTGTTGAAAGAGAGATCCAATTGTTCCAAATTTGAAAGATTTCCCAGAGAAATTGGTATTGGACCATTCAACATGTTGTGGGAAAGATACAGATGTTGCAATGATGAAAGTTCTCCTAATTTTCATGGTATAAAACTTGAAATAGAGTTATTTTGTAGAAGAAGAATCTTCAATTTTATGAATTTGCCCAACTGATCGGTCAAATTACCTGAAAGTTGACAAgatctcaaatttaatatctctaatttattttcaaCACATTCTGAAAATATGTCTAAGATTTCAGATATGTCTTCGCCCATCTTAACTAAGGTCAAAGAAAGTGAAATCAAGTTACAAAGATTTCCACATGACCTTGTAATTCCCCCTTCAAGTTTGTCATTGTATGACAGATCAAATACTTTAATGGAAGTCGTGTTTCCAAGATCATTTGGAATCCCACCTTGCAAGTTATTCAAATTAAGATGAAGGTACTCAAGACTGTTAAATCTGTGCAACCAATTATTGGATAGTGAACCATTGAAACAGTTTTCAGATAAATCAAGATACCTTAGTGAAGCAAATTTTGAAGTCCATCTGAAATTGGACCTGATAAACTAGTTGCACGTAGATTAAAAACAACGAAATCATTAAGACTGAAAATCCAACCAGGAATCAAAGAGTTGTTAAAAAAGTTTGCAGAAAGATCAAGGTTAacaagagatgaaaaatttagGTTTGGTAGCGAATCCGGAAGGTGGGTGAGTCCACAACTTGATAATCTTAACACTCGTAAAGAAGGAAGTGTATTTATAATGGGAAAGGTGTCAGAGGGCTTTTGAATATCTAGGGCACTAAAATCAAGATGTTGGAGTGAAGAAAGACTAGACACCCAGTTCAAATTCTCAGCAATTAAAGGATTGCCACCAAGATTAAGATGATGTAGATTAGAGAGATTTCCAAGTTGAGGAGGAACCATTCCCACGTATTTAGAGCCAGACAAATCAAGATATCTTAAATTCTTCATTGAACCAAGAAAATTCGGAATCTGAACCCCAAAATAATTATCACTCGAGTCCAAGAAAATTAACCGCTTTAAATCAAGTAAAGCCAAATTTATCTTACCACCAATTGTCCCCTGATCATAAGTATAATCAGAATGACCAAGGTGGAGCTCAGTTACATGACCGGTGAATTTGTGGCCAAGGAAGCACGGACATGCTCCAAGGGGTGCGTTTCGTTGATTCCGAAACGTTTTTATTTCCGAAACGCCCGAAACTAGTACAACACGTTTCGAGGCcgttttggaaattttaaaaagatgcAAAATGCATTTTCAGTACCTGAAACGTGTTTCTTTGTAGAAATCCGTTGCATTTCTACTTTTGTAAACATTTCAAACCACACCTCTCATACTGGTTTTGTCTTCTCAATGTTCCGACATCTGAACCTCCTCTCCTCTCCGGCGAAACTCATCTCTCCTCCTTTGTTTTGTCCGTCTTCCCACTAGTTGTTGCCTCCTTCCAACTATTTGTTTCATCCTTCCAATTATCAGTTCCCTTCCTGGTATCTGTTTCATGAGTCTTCTCATTATTGATTCTCTCCTTCTCATTTTTCATTCGTTCTCTACCGAAATGAATCCAAAGTTTGGGAAACATTAAACACCTTTACAGTACCTGATTATGTGTCCTATTAATAAGCTGCATCCTCTAAATCCATTCACTTGTGttttaagaaaaatgaattacaAAGAGAGAAGTAAATAACATGGCTGTTAACTGTTGGGTTTTGGGGagtcttcattttttttcttttctgatcaAAGGCATGGGTTATAATTTATATTCGCCAGCTCTAAGGTTTACAATGGTAGAAACAATTTCATTAAGCTATAGTGTATATTTTACATAGAGACTTTAGTTTATATAGGTCCAACTAGTTCATATTTATAGGCTTATAGCAGTAAAAGCTTAGTTTCATTGAACATTTCTTTATGcacacttttaaataatttaaaagataaaaagtttgcatactaaataaaaggaaaaaaataataaaggtaaattattcttatattatataaaaatatttatatatttttaaaggttataactttttaatacaattttggtatttataataaaatccttatatttttcatatttacatGTTTCCCGTATttccgtttcctatatttttttataaagacgTTTCAGCGTTTCTGTTTTGGCGTTTCACCGTTTTCACATTTCCGTGCTACTTAGGTTGTCGCAGATAACACCAGTCCATGTGCAACAATATCCATCGGCAGCAGTCCAAGAGGCTGGCGGTTGGAAGAATCAATGAGATCCTGCTTGAACCTTAAAAGAGCTTGCCTTTCACTTTCAATGCAATCCATGTGAGTGCTTCCATTGCAGAAGCCATGATTGATGATTGATATAGCAAGGAAAAAAGGGGCAGTGAGAACACTCATGGTTAATTTCATTATTCTGTGTAGAAGTTACAATGTGGATGAGATAAAGAACAGTATGAAATGGGTTGGTATTTATAAGTTTAATGACCTCATTTTTTGTGCATGTAAATCGCTGGAAATTTCCTTGATATCATTAAGATTTCAAAAGTTATCAattgatatcaaatttttagGCTTAATTTGCGGTAACAAGTTGCCAATCTTCTCAGCGTAAATGGTAAGTTCCGAATGACTGATTTTAGTCTTGGCATGCTAGTCGGTTTCAGAAGGTTGTTATACGTCTAAAGTCTTCATAAAACAGTTTCCTGCTTGACTTACAAATCACATGGGATGTAAAGGCATTGATTCCTTGTAACTTGCAAGAAGGTTTCTGGTATTAATTTATCAAACGGGTTAGAAAGTATTCTTAGGTTATCCTTTAAAAGTCCAACAGAGAGGagaggaaaattataaaaatggaaATTTCTTCGGGAAAAGACTATGAATGAGAGAAGGAATCTTAATGAGCCTGCTCTATCATTAACTCACAATCTAGGCCTAAGCCTTTGTATTTTCGAAAACCAACAGCTAGAAGTGCAAGTTGAACAAAAACCCACGAACAAAAGCTGGAAACATCAGAGAGATTAAGCACTGTAGATAGGACTAGGCGCTGTCCATGTTGAAGAGGATCCTTAAGGAGAAGAAACATAACTAGGACTGGCACTCGGGTATATATAGACTGAAAATCTTGTTGGTCACCAAGAGACACttgaattataatttagatCACATTATTAAAGCCAGTCTTTTTAAAACCCAGCCGAGCAActggaaaaatgtgataaatctAGTTCAAAGTGATGGATAAAATCCTTTTTAGTCATAAGACTTAGTTGATCCAAAGTAGATAAATTGTGCCAGACAATAGTTGAATTGTCTAGTTAGACTGGTccataatatgtcatcatgatatcatattatcatcaaaatgattaaaacccattaaaattttttaattatgttacaTTGACATCATGTTGATGTCATCAATCCATCCAATCATTCGGATGGGTCGGCTCCCAAACAAGCCTATTGATTGGATAGAGGCTTGCTTCGGGTCTAAAAACACTAAGGTTAggttctattttccttttttagcttttcttttgaaaattgtcTTCATTATTTAAAAGTGTTAGGCAAACATATGGAACTCATAATGAAAGCAAACAAGACACAAACAGAACAAGAGGAATAATAACAAAAGATTATGTGCAAACCCAAAATCAAGAAAAACTGCGGATAGAGGATGAAGAAATTCACTACACTAATGTTTAGTCACAAGAACACAATTAAGATATCAATAGCTCTTTTGAATAACAAGTGCAAAAATTGTAGAACCCTAGCCACTCAATAAAgtttatctattaaaatgtaAGATCTGTAAAacaattcatatttatatctACTCAGAATAGCATGGAACCACCCTTTCTAAAACTTTAAGCCATCGCTGTTCAAACCAGGAACGTGGCTGCCAGTTGTTGAATGGGGTTCTGGTAAatttaactaatattattaGTTCTAATTGTATAGGTCATTGAATGCATTTGCAGAATACTAGCATTAGCAAAAACAAATCTTTATACTGCATAAATGTATACAAAATAATCAATAGATTTaaatagagaagagaaaaggaagagCTAATATGTGCATGCAAGATCTCATTTCAGAAAGAAATGAAGCCCTGGAGACAATACCAGGCATAAAATTTAGTAACATTTTCTTACAATACTGCTGACGTTATGACCCAGAAGATCAAGGAAATGGCAATATAAATACCTGTATATTCTTTTTGACAACTAAAGGACCTATTAATCAGTGCCCTTCGTCACAATGAATTCATCCTGAAGAAAAACAATTGCTTTAGAGGTGTACGATATACTGCTATACTCAGAATGGTTCACTGTCACCATTGCACAAAAGTTCTTGGTATTTTCCCGAAGAGATTATTATTAGCAAGGTCTAAGATCCGAAGAGAAGTCAGATGACAAAGTTCCATTGGTAAAGAACCATGGAACTTGTAAGAACCAAGGTTTAGAATCATCATTCTAGACAACTTTCTCCAATCCATGTTGGAACATTTCCGAAAAACTGATTTTCAGCAACATCAAGTAATCTAAATTTTTGCAACTTTTTAGAGAACCCGGCATCTTTCCAAATAGTTGGTTTTTCCAAAGCCTCAATGAGTGTAGGGAGGTTGGAAGGTTACTATGAATCGTATCTTTGGTCATTGTgttgttacaattattttgtacaaacttaataaaatcatgcaaccttagttttataaaatctatgcataaattataaaatattgaattaaagacAATCAAGAATAGTTGGGACTATATTTAAAGTCTTAAAAATTGTCGCCCTTAGCAAATTTGTCAAATTCATCCAATAATTAAgtaattctttaaataaaaaatcatttaaaaatttgaaaattcgtAATGTGTTTGAATCATTTATTTCATAACACAACAAATTGAGCATGGCCTCAGCAAAAGCATGTTCAACCAAAAGATCTAAACTTGTAGGTATCCAATTTAAGTCAAGTGTAATAATCAAGGGACCCATTTGAGAAACAGCTGCCGAAACGAACTTAGAAAATGAACCAAAGCTTGATGtatatattatcttttagaACTATATTAACATCTATTTGAGTTCATTTATCTTTCTGTATTCATCCATTCTTTTGAAAGTAAATTTACTCAAGACACTCATTTACGGACATTTATTGACAGGAAGAGTGATGGATCATCTTATCCCTAATTTCTATCATCTTCCTCATGGGTCACCTGTCTTGTATCTGAATTCTGAGGCTATTTAAAATGAATGTTTTTAGACACAGGTCTTGATTCGGTTAATTGACCTATTCACATGTTGATCAGTCCAATTGGTCATATAGatactaaatatatttattagataatatttaacaacaaatatttttagtaaaactTTTGTGTATCTGCCTCGTTACGCCCTAATCCAAGTTTCATATTTTTCCTCATTCTCTTTGAACAATCAATCGCTGAGGCATCTGCTGATAATTTACTTAGCCAAACATTAATGTGTATACAATGTActatttttaactaaacacgTACACAAAAAGCCCTTGTTATTATTGTATTACAACATTGGATGATTAAAGTAGCAAAACAACTACAGCCACAACAAACAAAAAGGCTTTACCAAAATTTTTGCACAACACTGCTAATTTTGTAACCGAGCCAATTCAAAAAGTGACAATACTTATACCTCCATTGTTTGTTAATAGCAAGAGGACCTATTATGCTCCAGAAGCCCACCACAAATCCAGGTGCCATACTAACATAGAACCAatcaacttcatcttcattaCCATGATCAACAACTCCTCCACTGCCAAACTCTGGTTTTGGAAAAATTGTAGTACAATTAGTTGGAAGTGGAGATCCACAAAGTTCATTTCCAATGAAAGAAGATGCATCTAAGCTTTGCAACTGAGTGCTCAAAGGGATCTTTCCAGTCAAGTTATTATTTGATAGgttcaaataattcaaaaatgtcaaatttgacataCTTTGTGGAATGCTACCATAGAGCTGATTAGCAGAAAAATCAATAGACTCCAATGATCTAATACCACCAATATTCTCAGGAATTCTACCAGTGAGAAGATTATGAGATAAATTCAATGACTGCAACGCTTTAAGACTCATCAACTCCATAGGAATTTCGCCTGTAAacttatttttggaaaaatcaATCATTCTTACCAAATTGAGGATTGTATTATATTTAGCAACTCTCTCTTTCGTCACAAGGACAACTTCTTCATCAACAAAGCTAGcattactataaaaatatgctATATTGTTGAGTGTTGCATTGCTTACAATCACCATATTAGTAAGGTTATTGATGCATCCTGGTATGGATCCAAGAAAATGGTTATTTGCAAGATCCAAGACTTGTAGAGAAGCTAAATAACAAAGTTCCTTCGGCAAATGACCAGAAAACTTATTTGATCGAAGATTGAGCAATCTCAATCTTGAAAAACTTTCTCCAATCCATGTTGGTACATTTCCAATGAACTCATTATCCCCAAGGCTAAGTGCTATTAGATTGGTACAATCTTTAAGTGACAACGGTATTATTCCAGAGAAACTATTACACTCAAGATGCAATGATTGAAGTGAACTTAAAGTTCCTATGGAGTGTGGAAGTTTCCCAATAAAGTTATTGTTGTTCAGATGTAGAACAAACAAATTTCTCACATTCATCCAACAATCATGTAATtctccaaataaaaaattattttcaagatTGAGAATTCGTAACATCTTTGAATCATTCATCTCACAACACAACAAATTGAACATGGACCCTGTAACAGCATTGTTTGAAAGATCAAGTTTAACCAAACCTATAGGTATACGAGGTAAAGGACCTGACAAATTATTCCAACTTAAGTCCAATGAAAAAAGCTGAGAAGGTCTCATTATGTTTGGAATCACCCCACTGATTTGGTTGTGagagaaattcaaagaaaaaagtGAAGGAAATTCCCAaaatctgttaggaataacatcaGAGATTCCTGAGTTGGATACATCCAGACTTGTTAAAGATGTTTGTGAAAGAAGCCACAATGGAAATTGAGGTCCTATATAACAAGATCCCAACAATaatgaatcaagtttaaaaGGAGGAATCCACTTAGGACTAACTTTGAATATTATTGAGTTTCCTGAAACATCAAAGTAGGCCAGTCTAGTAAGGTTTACAAAATGAATTGGGAAAAGAGATCCACCAAATTTGTTGAAAGAGAGATCTAATTCTTGCAAGGTTGAAAGATTTCCTAGGGAAATTGGAATTGGACCATTCAACATGTTGTGGGAAAGATATAGATATTGCAAGGATGAAAGTTCTCCTAATTTCCATGGTATGAGACCTGAAATGGAGTTATTTTGTAGGCCAAGAGTCttcaattttatgaattttccTAGTTGATTGGTCAAATTACCCGAAAGTTGACAAGTTCCCAAATCTAATATCTCCAGTTTATTTGCAACACATCCTGAAAATATGTCTAAGATATCAGATATGTCTTGACTCAGGTTAACATAACtcaaagaaattgaaatcaaattgcAAAGATTTCCAAATGATCTTGGAATTCCCCTTTCAAGTCTGTCATTATCTGCCAAATCTAGTACTTTGATGGAAGTCATTTTTCCAAAGTCATTTGGAATCCTACCTTGCAAGTTATTCAAATTAAGATCAAGGTACTCAAGAttgtttaatatatacaaacaacTATTAGATAATGAATCATTGAAAGAGTTTTCAGATAAATCAAGAGTCCTTAGGGAAGTCAAATTTTTAAGCCCATATGGAATTCGACCTGAGAAATTAGTTGCACGTAGATTAAGAACAACTAAATCAGTAAGACTGAAAATCCAACCAGGAATCAAGGAGTTATTAAACAAGTTTTTGGACAAATCAAGGTTAacaagagatgaaaaatttaagtCTGGTAGTAGATCAGGAAGGTGAGTGAGTCCACAACTTGATAATCGTAACACTACCAAAGAAGGAAGTGTTTTTAACATGGAAAATGTGTCAGAGGGATTTTGAATCTCTACAACACTCAAATCAAGATGTTGGAGTGAAGAAAGACCAGATACCCAGTTCAAATTCTCAGCATGTAAAAGATTATCGCCAAGATTAAGATGCTGAAGATTAGAGAGATTTCCAAGTTGAGGAGGAACCATTCCCACAAACTTAGAGCCAGACAGATCAAGGTATCTTAAATTCTTCATTGAACCAAGAAAATTCGGAATCTGAACTCCTTCAAAATGATTATCGCTTAAGTCCAAGAAAATCAAACGCTTTAAATCAAGTAAAGACAAAGTTATCTTACCGCCAAACTTTGTCCTGTGATCATAAGTTCCGAGGTGGAGCTCAATTATATGACCGGTGAAGTTGTCGCAGATAACACCAGTCCATGTGCAACAATATCCATCAGCAGCAGTCCAAGAGGCGAGGCGGTTGGAAGAATCAATGAGATCCTGCTTGAACCTTAAAAGTGCTTGTCTTTCACTTTCAATGCAACCCATGTGAGTGCTTCCATTGCAGAAGCCATGATTGATGATCGCTATAGCAAGGAAAAAAAGGGCAGTGAGAACACTCATggttaatttcattattgtCTGTAGATGTTACAATATagatgagattgagaatataatgaaatggGTTGGTTTTTATTTGTGCAATGAcctcattttttattcatgtaAATTGCTGGTAAAAAGTTACCAATCTTCTCAGCGTAAATGGTAAGTTACGAATGACTGATTTTAGTCTGGGCATTTTCAGAAGGTTATTATACGTCTAAAGTCTTCATTGAACAGTTTCTTGCTTGACTAACAAATTACATGGGATGTAAAGGCATTGATTTCTTGTAACTTGCAAGAAGGTTTCTGGTATTAATTTATCAAACCGGTTAGAAAGAATTCTTAGGTCATCCATGAACTATTCTTTAAAAGTCCAAAAGAGAGGagaggaaaattataaaaatggaaATTTCTTCGGGAAAAGACTACGAATGAAAGAAGGAAACTTAATGAGCCTGTTCTATCATTAACTCACAATCTAAGCCTAAGCCTTTCTATTGTCGAAAACCAATAGCTAGAAGTGCAAGCTGAACCAAAACCCAAGTACAAAAGCTGGGAACATCAGAGAGATTAAGCACTGTAGATAGAAGGACTTGGCGCTGTCCATGTTGAGTAGAATCCTTAAGGAGAAGAAACATGACTGGGACTGGCACTCGGGCATAGACTGAAAATCTTGATGGTCACCAAGAGACACTTGAACTATAATTTAGATCACATTATTTAAGCCAGTGTTTTAAAACCCAGCCCAGCAACTGGAAATATGTGATAAATCTACTTCAAGTCATGGATAAAATCCCTTTCAGTGATAACACTGAGTTGATTCGCAGTAGGTAAATTATGCCAGACAATAGTTCAATCATCCAGTTAGACTGGCTTATGATGATGTCATCATGCTATCatgttatcatcaaaatgattaaaatctattaaaatcttttaattatgtcaTGTTGACATCATGTTGATGTCATTAATCCATCTAGTCATTCAAACGGATTTACTCCTAAACTAGCCTATTGATTGGATGGAGGCTCAATTAAGTCTAAAAACACCAAGTAAAGTttctaattttcctttttttgctttttgaaaATTGTCTTCATCATTTAAGCAAATTGTTATGGCAAACATATGAAATTCATAGTGAAAGCAAACAAGACACAAATAGAACATgagagaaaataacaaaaaaaattgcgTGCAAACCCAAAATCAAGAAAAACCGTGGATAGAGATATTCAGTACACTAATTTTTAATCACAAGAACATAAGATAGCGATAGCCCTTTTGTATATAAGTACAAAAAGTGTAAAACCCTAACTACtcaattaagtttattttttaaattttatgatct
Encoded proteins:
- the LOC123202434 gene encoding receptor-like protein EIX2, translating into MKLTMSVLTALFFLAIAIINHGFCNGSTHMGCIESERQALLRFKQDLIDSSNRLASWTAADGYCCTWTGVICDNFTGHIIELHLGTYDHRTKFGEFGSGGVVDHGNEDEVDWFYVSMAPGFVVGFWSIIGPLAINKQWRYKYCHFLNWLGYKISSVVQKFW
- the LOC123201690 gene encoding receptor-like protein EIX1, with the translated sequence MSVLTAPFFLAISIINHGFCNGSTHMDCIESERQALLRFKQDLIDSSNRQPLGLLPMDIVAHGLGTIGGKINLALLDLKRLIFLDSSDNYFGVQIPNFLGSMKNLRYLDLSGSKYVGMVPPQLGNLSNLHHLNLGGNPLIAENLNWVSSLSSLQHLDFSALDIQKPSDTFPIINTLPSLRVLRLSSCGLTHLPDSLPNLNFSSLVNLDLSANFFNNSLIPGWIFSLNDFVVFNLRATSLSGPISDGLQNLLH